A genomic segment from Bradyrhizobium diazoefficiens USDA 110 encodes:
- a CDS encoding GlsB/YeaQ/YmgE family stress response membrane protein: protein MNISGESLLVILAVGIAAGWLAGQIVMGTGLGLVGDLVVGIAGAFIASWLFPQLGIHLGSGIVSQIIDAAVGAVLLLMIIGLVRGRSRWGGSWGGVWRKRW from the coding sequence ATGAACATATCTGGTGAAAGCCTTCTCGTCATATTGGCTGTGGGCATCGCGGCCGGTTGGCTTGCGGGCCAGATCGTCATGGGTACGGGCTTGGGCCTGGTCGGCGATCTCGTCGTGGGAATAGCGGGCGCCTTCATCGCGAGCTGGTTATTTCCGCAGCTGGGAATCCATCTCGGTTCGGGGATCGTCTCGCAGATCATCGACGCCGCGGTCGGCGCGGTCTTGCTGCTCATGATCATCGGGCTCGTCCGCGGACGAAGCCGATGGGGCGGAAGCTGGGGCGGCGTTTGGCGCAAACGCTGGTAG
- a CDS encoding fatty acid desaturase encodes MTERTPEIRATARMLARYREPDSARGVLELAITAVPLVIIWVLIWAALDHGYWFALLLEVPAAGLLVRLFMIQHDCGHGSFFRGRVANDWVGRAIGVMTLTPYDYWRHNHARHHANSGNLDHRGSGDIDTLTVREFRDQPLWGRMLYRLYRHPLVMFGVGPSYLFILKHRLPVGLMRGGWKPWLSTMGTNVAIAVLVGAMIRLVGYGPFLLVHLPIIVLAASIGVWLFYVQHQFEHTHWSHDDNWNFHDAALYGSSHYQLPGVLRWFTANIGVHHIHHLCSRIPCYRLPDVLRDHPQLAGVGRITLLQSLRTVRLTLWDEERLRLVSFGEAALTSTASPTPAAASRRGR; translated from the coding sequence ATGACTGAGAGAACGCCGGAGATCCGCGCGACGGCGCGGATGCTCGCCCGCTACCGCGAGCCCGACAGTGCGCGCGGTGTCCTCGAGCTGGCGATCACGGCGGTGCCGCTCGTCATCATCTGGGTTCTGATCTGGGCCGCTCTTGACCACGGCTATTGGTTTGCGCTGCTGCTCGAGGTGCCCGCGGCGGGTTTGCTGGTCCGTCTCTTCATGATCCAGCACGATTGCGGACATGGCTCGTTCTTCCGCGGCCGCGTTGCGAACGATTGGGTCGGCCGCGCCATCGGCGTGATGACACTGACGCCATACGATTACTGGCGACATAACCATGCACGCCACCATGCGAACTCCGGCAATCTCGATCACAGGGGCTCGGGCGACATCGATACGTTGACCGTGCGCGAGTTTCGCGACCAGCCCCTATGGGGTCGGATGCTGTACCGTTTGTATCGCCATCCTCTCGTGATGTTTGGCGTCGGTCCCTCGTATTTGTTCATCTTGAAGCATCGCTTGCCGGTCGGGCTGATGCGCGGTGGCTGGAAGCCCTGGCTGAGCACAATGGGCACGAACGTCGCGATCGCGGTTCTCGTCGGCGCGATGATCCGGCTGGTCGGCTATGGGCCGTTCCTGCTGGTTCACCTGCCGATCATCGTTCTGGCGGCGTCGATCGGTGTCTGGCTGTTCTATGTCCAGCACCAATTCGAGCACACCCACTGGTCCCACGACGACAACTGGAATTTTCACGACGCTGCGCTGTACGGCAGCTCGCACTACCAATTGCCGGGTGTCTTGCGATGGTTCACGGCGAATATCGGCGTCCACCACATCCATCATTTGTGCAGTCGAATTCCCTGCTATCGCCTGCCGGACGTGTTGCGGGACCATCCGCAGCTCGCCGGCGTCGGACGGATCACACTGCTCCAGAGCTTGCGGACCGTGCGGCTGACCTTGTGGGATGAGGAGCGCTTGCGGCTCGTCTCCTTTGGAGAGGCAGCCTTGACCTCAACCGCCTCGCCGACGCCGGCGGCCGCCTCGCGGCGAGGCCGCTGA
- a CDS encoding Crp/Fnr family transcriptional regulator, translated as MLKAAKSSFDPKLFLAKVGEGKAILKFDKNQVVFSQGDAADTVFYIQKGRIKVLVVSEQGKEAVVGIMEPGQFFGEGCLNGHPLRISTTVAMEQCLVTSIAKSAMLAILKGEPKFSELFMEYLLSRNSRIEEDLIDQLFNSSEKRLARLLLLLANFGKDGATQPITAQVSQETLAEMIGTTRSRVSFFMNKFRKLGFITYNGKIEVHSSLLNAVLYDKPEIVRDD; from the coding sequence ATGCTAAAAGCGGCGAAAAGCTCGTTCGATCCAAAACTCTTTCTCGCCAAGGTCGGCGAGGGCAAAGCCATACTGAAATTCGACAAGAACCAGGTCGTGTTCTCGCAGGGCGACGCCGCGGACACGGTTTTCTACATCCAGAAGGGCAGGATCAAGGTTCTCGTCGTCTCCGAGCAGGGCAAGGAAGCCGTGGTCGGAATCATGGAGCCCGGACAATTCTTCGGCGAAGGTTGCCTGAACGGCCATCCCTTGCGGATTTCGACAACGGTGGCGATGGAGCAATGCCTGGTCACGTCGATCGCGAAATCGGCTATGCTTGCGATACTCAAGGGCGAGCCAAAGTTCTCCGAGTTGTTCATGGAGTATCTGCTCAGTCGAAACAGCCGCATCGAAGAAGACCTGATCGACCAGTTGTTCAATTCGAGCGAGAAGCGGCTTGCGCGTCTTCTCCTGCTCCTGGCGAATTTTGGCAAGGATGGCGCCACGCAGCCCATCACGGCGCAGGTCAGTCAGGAGACGCTCGCAGAGATGATCGGGACGACCCGCTCACGCGTCAGCTTTTTCATGAACAAATTTCGCAAGCTCGGCTTTATCACCTACAACGGCAAGATCGAGGTTCACAGTTCCCTCCTGAACGCGGTCTTGTATGACAAGCCTGAGATCGTGAGGGACGACTGA